Below is a window of Brachyspira hampsonii DNA.
TGAAAACAGATAGAGTAAGTTAAAATTAAATAAAATTAGGATATAATTAAAATCAGTATATAATTATAATAGTCATTATAAAATGGCTTAGAAATGCTATAAAAACCAAAATAAAAATTAATGGATTTTGATTATATCCTAATTTAAATACACTTTAAATTTCTAAATAGCAATATTTAAAATAGATATACTATCAATAGTACCTTACAGAATATAGAAAATATAAATTTATTTTTTGAATAAATGCATATATGGAACACTCATTATTTCTGCCAAATCAATAGCCGAAAAATTTGCTTCTTCAATATTATAATCTGCTCCATTATCTATTAATACTTTTATAACTTCCTCAGGCTGATTTTTGATTATAGCGGTATGCAATGGACTAACTCCTCTGTCATTGATGGCATTAACATTGGCTCCTCTTTCTATCAAAGCTGCAACTACATCAGCATTATTTATCTGCACAGCAAGATGAAGGCAGCTTATTTTATTATCTGCATAATTTACTTCTTCTTCTGTACTTTTTGATATAAGTTCTAACAATTTATTTATATGATCCTCTAAATTAAAATTCTCATCATCTTTCTTTTTAAT
It encodes the following:
- a CDS encoding ankyrin repeat domain-containing protein, with the translated sequence MAINANLYKTSKLYDLLTKIIKKKDDENFNLEDHINKLLELISKSTEEEVNYADNKISCLHLAVQINNADVVAALIERGANVNAINDRGVSPLHTAIIKNQPEEVIKVLIDNGADYNIEEANFSAIDLAEIMSVPYMHLFKK